A segment of the Corylus avellana chromosome ca2, CavTom2PMs-1.0 genome:
tttttttggtgttttgttttaacaaaaaaaaaaaaaaaggaaagcttttggatattcattgtgcaatacatgagtcattgatgtgttatcatgtgtgttcatttaacttttaaagggggagaaacatgctttgcatttccagtttcctgttgttaattgagtcatacattgagggggagttttgctgatgtttctttataatcacgcatcattttttttcatgagttttatttatgtcttcttgttccacatatgccttgatgtattttgtgaagtgtttcaggaaacatgaagaccttttgtcattctgtgacaaaaagggggagtaaatatggggagatgatgggattggctcgacattttggttttgtcactgaattgccaaagggggagtttgttagttcttgtgttggcttaattcagttccaaaatgcagaggctactgttcacggctcaaacactgatatagaatgctcagaatccaatctccaccgttcataatgtagattcatgtgttatgaacgtccctgcaaaatttcagctcaatcggaccacaaacgcccatcgatcggagttgttgatgaagactggacagtccgggtccggacctccagaagtcgggttcggaccccatttccagaagcAAAGCTTGATGAGGcaggtccggacctccagacgctgggtccggacctgataTCCAGAACGTGAAGTTTGAAGgagatgtccggacctccaaatGTTGGGTCCGGACCTCAGTTCCAGAGAACACTTGTTTGTTGAGATGTCCGGACATACGAATTGAAggtccggacatcactaggttacgaATAAGTAaacctagccatgtccggacctcagatcagccatgtccggacacggcagTATTATGTtgtgtatttttctatttaagctaCGGGAGTTTGCCATTGTAACCTACgtatttttggagagcaaaatcagagagcttagagagagatattgttctagcttatttgagaagggattaaatacgtgaagccaatcggagttccgatgaaaggaaatcttatagaagaattgtgccagatgttctggaaaaggctactgcggtagaagtcaagtgagtcgcttgtcgtgtacaaggaagagtagattgcaaaggttttgtaattcttcttgtattccttattcttcttatagtggattgatttcctgggtttggctgccccggagaggttttacatttagagagttctctaaatggtttcctcttcgtaaccaaatatctgtgttcttgattttcattacatatctgtatttggttgattattgattgttaggtcagatcttattccgcttaatatttgtgaatcacctagacatttaaataggtgtcgtttggagtcgtatttaGAATTTTCATATAGGATCTCCCCTCTTttggaattgtaattttaaaacacaatattcaaaaatatcaaatttaaaaagttgcattaatttgataaaattgtagtttagtATTTGAAATGgtcatgcatttttaaaaaacgcacttgCCTGTAATTTGAAACAGTTTTTCAAAAGCACTCTCAAACGATACATTTTTAGCAATTTAGTTTAAACTTGCACATGCTTGTTATGTATGAAATCGCAGTGTCAATCACACTCTAAGACTTAGCACCAACTCGATCCCTCAAGTTAGTATATGTAGCACTTACCGACAATTGTCGGTAGTAAGTTTTGGAAACCAATTGGCCGACTAAGGAGGTCCGATATATATCAAACTCAACCACCCGAGTCGGTCGACTCGGGTTTACCAACCAGCCAAGGACGGAACCACAGCAAACGTTGGGGGGGCAATAgtcacttcaaaattttaaaaattgcccAAAAATTTAGGTCCGGCCTCACTAAAAGTGTAGTTCCGCCCTTGCAACCAACCATGAACCAATTAATGGCATTGAATCGATTGATGGAGGTTGgatcaaaaaaaattcttccaaatTCGGAAAGGCCAAGGACAGCTGGCTCCTCCAAATATACTCAAATCAAGCCTGCAATAGTGCCACCAATACCATAAACGTATTCCGTGTGAAacaattttctttccaaatataTAGACGGCCTCGATCTTTAGGGTTTTCCACGACTATTTTATCCACCAACCAACCTTTCTTCTCGAAAGTTTTCTACTTCTCTTCCTTCTAATTGTGTGTAGGGTTTGTTTACCATGGCGGCTTTGGCAAAGGCTACCATTGTTGTTTTCTGTGTGATGGCCCTCATTGATGTCTGCTTTGGTGCCTTTTACAAGGTTGGTGATTCTCTGGGGTGGACTAATGAAACCAAGACTGTTGATTATTACAAGGATTGGGCTTCTAACAAGACCTTCTATGTTGGGGACTCTTTTTGtaagttcttcttcttcttctttatgtttcaatttttttttttttttctgccatTGTTAATTTATATGCTTCCTCCCATAGTGTGATTATCTTGTTATGGTGGAGTTTTATGATTTTTGGTACTGgagggtaattaattaattggagattttttttttttccgagttTTAGGGTGATCAATATTTACAGGGTAGTTAATTGTGTTTTATTCAGTTattaataaaatacaaataaacaacAAATCACGTGTAGGGGAAGAATAATCATATCTCATATATTTTagtgatatatatttttttaatggtagtAGGtggaatattttaattgttatttttcattttctgagTGAGTATTTGACCTTGTTCACTattgtttgtgtgtttttggTTTACGGATCaatgtctctctttttttttttttttttttttttaaaaaaaaagaattatttttccAACTTTAGGGATTTCCCTTGGGAGAATGCCCAAGTTAATTTAGATTgattttagtatttatttatttattttttgtagttttgtgTTCTCTAATTAAAGAGAATTGAATGTAATGAGAAAAATAACTTGAATCatgaatattttgagaattatagaaatttctgtttgttttgttttcaaaactTATAGGTAATTACCCTGTTGATTTTATAGAATTGAAGTCGTAGTAATTTTCATTAGTTATATCTTGTATTGTTGCCTTGTTGATTAAGTGATAGGTGCAcatcaaatcaatcaaatttggTCTTATTTGGGAACCGtttcgaaaatatttttctattttcaaataaaaatatatgtatttttttcaaaattattaacagataatttaaacataaaacacttttcaagcttgaatttataattttttattaaatttatatcacatcaaaatactttttttaaatcacaagaaaaagaCACTTTTCAAAACCAATATCAAACCTGATTTTCCTTGATTAttctagtgacctctactttatTAGACATGGTCCTATCTGATTGAACTAACTTTTAGAGATCATCGTACCTACGTGTTAACCTTTGCCTATTGATCAATTGCTTTACATATATAGGGACCTTttgattacaaaaataaataggaCCTCTAATTGTTAATTCCACATCCCTCTGGTACTCCACAAATGAAGGGCCAGCTGCAAAAACAACATTAATAATAAGtgggaaaagaaatcaaagaagaaaaattattattattattattatttttgtcttctcaaaattagaatatataaataacctttcaacattatttaaataagaatacaTAAACAACTCATCggcattatatatgtatatcatCCTGCCTTGGTGGTCTCTTAAGGTAATTAACATACAAGACAGCATGTAAGAGTATTGGCATTTGAttctttaaattgtttttttcttcttcgaatTATAGCTAACTCAAATGGTAAAAGAGACTTGATCTCTGTCGCATTTTCCTTAAgtctaaggtttgaatttttttggtgttattCCACTGGTAAAGTCTGAGTATATCTCGATCCGTGTGGAGAAGCCGTTTTACACGGTTACGAGGCTTACCCAATAGGAATGAGTATATGAAGTGCATGAGCGCCCAACCTTAAAAGGGGTTTGTCGTTATTgtctttacatttatttattttgtaccattttttattttatacaaactGCTTCAATAGTTTTTCATATATGAAAAATCAATGCAGCATTCTTTAGTGAgtttaatgatattttaatgagaatcaatattttaaagaatgagaaaaagtGGGATATATATTGTAGAATATTTCTCTCCGCTAAATGGATTTTGGTAACCCTTTCTGTAGCTTGTTCAAAAACCTGTCATATTTTTCATGCATAGCTGCTAATTGCCGTTTAATGTGCAGATTTTGAGTACGACCAAAAACAGAACGACGTGATGGAAGTTAGCCGCGAAGATTTCCATGCATGCAACCCAAAATCTCCATTGAACATATACGAGAGTGGCAGAGACACCATCAAAATGTGGAAGCAAAGCCACGTCTTCTACATTTGCACCAAGAAAGGCCACTGCCAAGCCGGCCAAAAGGTTGACATTAGGGTCGTCGATCCCCCACCACCCACGGCCACCCCAACTCCTCCTTCACCTAGCCCTAGTTCCACTCCACCTACTCCTGATCAACCTTTGCATTCTTCTCCGCCGGTGGCAGCGGCGCCTGGCCCATCTAAAGATGGTGCTCCCGATCAGCCATTGAATTCCTCTCCGCCGGTGGCAGCGGCGCCTGGCCCCTCTAAAAACAGTGCTCCCTTGTTCCTATCATCCAAGGGCTTGCAGCTTTTGACGGCTTTGGGTTTCCTAGCATATAATTTTTAGGATGCATTTGTGTATGGGATTCTACTTCACCTAGACTTTGCATGATATTATGCCTTCTGATACTCAATTATTCGGGCACATTCTTGTTTTCCAGTTAAAAACATAATGAAAACTTGCCAAGGAGCTCAAGCCATATTGGTACTCGATTTAATTAGGTGAATATGAGTTGTGTTGAAGCACATGATGAACCAACAATCAATTCGAATATTCAAACTGATAGTGATAATGATCCTCATAGATCAGATAAAGATAAGAGATAAATCACAAGTGATTGTTGTTTATCATGTTCCTATCATTTTGTTATGGGAAATGTTTAGTTTCAATCTTTTGCTTATCCCTCTCATCTCCCTATAAAAGATAGGAAATTATGTGAATCTCACAGATTGAATGATAGATTTATGAAAATATGGGTAAAAGATGAATGTATAACACTTGTCTTTAGTTATTCCTGTTCCTTTTGTATTCATTATCGCTTGCTATCTTTGTAACAATTTCATTATAAATATCAATACAAACCACTAAATGTGTGAATATGTGTTGTCTACCCCACCCAGGCCACCAAACCCCCCTTTGTCATTTTCATCGTACTATGTGAAACCTTCTCTTCATCTTAAGCTATCAAAAACCAATATTCTCTCATGGAATTGAAGACCCAGATTGATGCCGCCTATCTTCGAGGTCAGGATGAGTTTGGGTTCGATGGCCTCAAATCATTCCCAACCGTACCCCACCCCTGCAATTGGTGccaacaattattttatattaacaGTTTACGAATGTTGGATTAATAGtttattattgttaattgtgAAATTAAATGACTGTTAATGATTGAGCATATATAAATAACTGTTATTTTAACATTATAAATTAGGGGTGACAAAACAGATTGGTGGGTCAACTTGAACACAACTCAATTGAGCCGTCATCCGATTAGCCTCAATCTAGACATGACCCGTTGAGATAAACGGGTGAAAATTTAAAACACGGACACGACACGAAAAATTACTGGGTAATCTGACACGACCCGTTCAAAATAACGGGTTGTGTTGGGTTGAGAAAATTCTCACTTCTTTTGTTTCTCTCAAAACATCTTCTGTAATTCAAAATTCGAGGATTTGTTTCTTACTAGAAATGAAAGTTTGAGAGTGTTTAgatttagtttcattaatttgTGCAAAACACAACTAAACAATCGGTAATCACTGGGCTTCTTTGTAtcttgaaaaaatatttatcgTAACCCTTTGCATATCAATTTTGGTGAGgacaaataatttattaaggAAATTAACTTTATAGCGCACCTAATTATgagcaatttctttttgtcttcgtctttattttttctaacaattaTGCTGTATCCTACAATGTtgtaattattaataattacaTATTGAGAGTAGAGAAAGGtcaatatattcatatattcattaaacaaacaatcaatgCGATTAATAAATACCTAATATTGCTTTCTCTCTTATTCGGATTTTCCCGGTTGAATTGATAGATTACAATTCAATAACCATTTTTATTGCAGATCGATCAGCCTGAATTTTGGATCCAATCGCTTGCAAGCAGTGGCAGATACAAAGGGGGGCAGGAGGGCCTGCCCCTccaaaaatttttgattttttttttttcttagggtgtttttttagttttctagacCCTAACCCCTACTCATTCTCCCGCCGCTACTATTCATCTTCTGCCCTCCTAATACAAATTCCTAGATCCGCCACTGCTTGCAAGGCTTTCTAATCTTTGAATTCaatactaataatttttttacttcttgGACTAGTTATATAACACCCCaatattttactaaattttgacttcattagaagaaaaaaaaaaattctgggccaagaaaaaatatctttcaatttttaagttttgatgGATTACTCAAATCTAAAATAGTTTGgttcatattttcatttaaagtcCGGTAAagattgcgatttcaaaaagtacgataaaatagtgattttaaaatgtgcaaattgtgattttaaaaattcagttaaAGCGTTTGAAAAAGTCGCAGTTTCGCCTTTAAAaatgtgcgttttaaaaaaaacaacttacGGTACTTAcctgcaatttggtttaaaatcgtactttttgtctataaaatcgcAATACCAAATACACCCTTAAACCTAAACTAGACCAGTCCACATTCTTGTATTCTCCATGTCAAGAGGGTGAAAAGTAGGCCTTCTTCATACGTTTTTCCAACAAATTTCTTTGACACATGCTAATTTCCACACCAATAGGTTATTGACAGTTCATTACCTTAATTGCTAATTAGTTGTCCTCAACCCTAATGGCCTGGATTCTAGCTATCAACACTACAGAAAACTGAATAGGATTCAAGttttctagatatttaattaggGCCGGGGTATAATTATGATGCTAAGTAATTCACTAAACCCGGTCCTATGTATGGAGATAAATCGTCAAAGATTGTTTTCTTGATATCAACttattccatatatatatatatatgcacaattACAAACTaaacttctattttattttttttctacccTATTATCTCTATTGGTAGTAGGCCAGCCATGGTTTTGGTTAAGCATTTGACGGCTTTGTTCTTCTTTGTGGGTGTTATTGGGGTGAGTTCTGGTAGTGTTTATGAGGTGGGTGATTCTCATGGGTGGAACAACGACAGCAGTGTTGATTACACGAGTTGGGCTTCGACCAAGAACTTCCATGTTGGAGACATTATTcgtaagctctctctctctctctctctctctctctctctctcatatgatcacaatttataaaattaggttttttatattgaaagaTTGATTTTAATGGTTGTAgaatttatgtatttggttccTGTTTTTCAATATTGGTAACATGTGGGGGTtagaacaaaaatgaaattgattggcaaacatacaaataaacataaatataagaATTATGAGGTGCATTTATATAACTTGTCTCTTGTTTGGGCCCTAGCTATAGACATGGAGTTCTTTTACGGTTTTATTCCGACCATTTGAAGGTCTGGGATGGCTGTGAAATTAAACCCATGATCATGAGACATTTTTATTATGTCATGATTCCCTACAATATTACAGTAATATCCCCACAATGGACGTCCTATGTTTGATAAGAGACTTGATAAAATTCTTACACTCCCTCATACTTACACACAAATATTTTTGAGTTAACTATATTTATCTCATCTATCTCCTCATCTAATGTCATCtcccaatattttaatttttaaaatgtttaccTTCCATGATccaaaataacaaatatacctttcattaaatgaaaaatgacttacctttttttttaaaaaaaaaaatcttataaataatatttttgttattttggatCGAGTGATTGAGATATTGCAACTCgaacattacaaaaatgatGATAGTTGAGTAATGATAAAAGCAAGACCCATGTCCTCTTTGTGTCTTGTCAAAAttgatttaacttttaaaattaccattcgatcaaaattcaatagttattatcataaattcaatggcgattttaaaagtcacatcaattttaggaTGACAGAAGGAAGACATATGGATATCACTAAAttgttagagaatatatttcctacattgaaaggaaatatattaaattgatattgtatgttatttattgtaataagttttgatggtaatcaaatcaattagaTTTGTTTACCATACTTATC
Coding sequences within it:
- the LOC132168517 gene encoding early nodulin-like protein 19, with product MAALAKATIVVFCVMALIDVCFGAFYKVGDSLGWTNETKTVDYYKDWASNKTFYVGDSFYFEYDQKQNDVMEVSREDFHACNPKSPLNIYESGRDTIKMWKQSHVFYICTKKGHCQAGQKVDIRVVDPPPPTATPTPPSPSPSSTPPTPDQPLHSSPPVAAAPGPSKDGAPDQPLNSSPPVAAAPGPSKNSAPLFLSSKGLQLLTALGFLAYNF